A window of Candidatus Methylomirabilota bacterium contains these coding sequences:
- the atpG gene encoding ATP synthase F1 subunit gamma, which produces MATLKVIRKRISSVRNTQQITKAMKMVSAAKLRRAQEAAERARPYAEKMVALLKNLSSRTPDETHPLLMDREENRIELILLTSDRGLCGGYNANLIRTAEGFLRTHTPQGQVTLTVVGRKGADYCRRRNVEIGDRYVNIGNRPLESLAGEIAEKTIGRFLREESDGSYILYSRFQSALSQVPTVQKLIPVAKGDEPEQEQAIEYLFEPSDQAVLSSLLPKVVEVTIYRALLEAVASEHGARMTAMESATTNAGDMISSLTLQMNRARQASITRELLEVVSTAEALK; this is translated from the coding sequence ATGGCAACCCTCAAGGTAATACGTAAGCGTATCAGTTCGGTGCGCAACACCCAGCAGATTACCAAGGCCATGAAAATGGTTTCGGCGGCCAAGTTGCGACGTGCCCAAGAGGCCGCGGAAAGGGCGCGCCCCTATGCGGAGAAGATGGTTGCCCTACTCAAGAATCTATCGTCTCGCACACCCGATGAAACCCATCCGCTGCTAATGGATCGAGAGGAAAATCGAATTGAGCTTATATTACTTACCTCCGATCGCGGCCTTTGCGGTGGTTACAACGCTAATTTGATCCGTACCGCAGAGGGGTTCCTCCGCACCCACACCCCGCAGGGCCAGGTCACCCTCACCGTGGTTGGACGCAAAGGAGCCGATTACTGCCGCCGCCGCAACGTTGAAATCGGCGATCGATACGTGAATATTGGGAACCGCCCGCTGGAGAGTTTGGCCGGCGAGATCGCAGAAAAAACCATAGGCCGTTTTCTAAGGGAGGAATCCGACGGGAGCTATATCCTTTATAGCCGCTTCCAGTCGGCTCTCTCCCAGGTCCCAACCGTGCAGAAACTCATTCCAGTGGCTAAGGGTGACGAGCCCGAGCAGGAGCAAGCCATTGAGTACCTGTTTGAACCCAGTGATCAGGCAGTGCTCTCGAGTCTGTTACCCAAGGTGGTGGAAGTAACCATCTATCGCGCACTCCTGGAAGCGGTTGCCAGCGAGCATGGGGCACGGATGACTGCCATGGAATCCGCCACAACCAACGCCGGGGATATGATCAGCAGTTTGACCTTACAAATGAACCGTGCTCGACAGGCCTCGATAACCAGGGAGCTCTTGGAGGTGGTCTCCACCGCCGAGGCATTGAAGTGA